A part of Gammaproteobacteria bacterium genomic DNA contains:
- the alr gene encoding alanine racemase: protein MTRPLVKSLDAGALSGNCEYLREVCGGARLMAVVKADAYGHGLAAAARALGAADGFAVACVGEGVALRRAGVSHRILVLQGCRDAREYGVARGHELALVVHRERQIEWSRDAGGGVELWIKFDTGMHRLGFPASAHARIVPAVLDIGGLPSPPVLMSHLACADDADAVADCRQIEAFDEICSHYREHNLPASLANSAAALRLPETHRDWVRAGIALYGAAPVHCDERHRARLKPAMRLTAPVIAVREFNKGDRIGYGGDYVCRKPMRAAIVAAGYGDGYPRHAESGTPVWIAGARRALAGRVSMDMLTVDVGGADVEAGDAAELWGPNLPVTEVAAHCGTIAYELLCGVGEKSPESTI from the coding sequence ATGACCAGGCCGCTCGTCAAAAGCCTCGACGCCGGCGCGTTGTCCGGCAATTGCGAGTACCTGCGGGAAGTGTGCGGCGGCGCGCGCCTGATGGCGGTCGTCAAGGCCGATGCCTACGGCCACGGCCTGGCGGCGGCGGCGCGCGCGCTCGGCGCGGCGGACGGTTTTGCGGTGGCCTGCGTCGGCGAGGGCGTGGCGCTGCGCCGCGCCGGGGTGTCGCACAGGATACTGGTGTTGCAGGGCTGCCGCGACGCGCGCGAATACGGCGTCGCGCGCGGGCACGAACTGGCGCTGGTCGTGCACCGCGAGCGCCAAATTGAATGGAGCCGCGACGCCGGCGGCGGCGTTGAGTTGTGGATCAAGTTTGACACCGGCATGCACCGCCTCGGTTTTCCGGCGTCGGCCCACGCGCGCATCGTGCCGGCGGTGCTGGACATCGGCGGGCTGCCGTCGCCGCCGGTGCTGATGTCGCATCTGGCCTGCGCCGACGACGCCGACGCCGTCGCCGACTGCCGCCAGATCGAGGCGTTTGATGAAATCTGCTCGCACTACCGCGAACACAATCTGCCGGCGTCGCTCGCCAACTCGGCGGCGGCGTTGCGGCTGCCGGAAACGCACCGCGACTGGGTGCGGGCCGGCATCGCGCTCTACGGCGCCGCGCCGGTGCACTGCGACGAGCGCCACCGCGCCCGCCTGAAGCCGGCGATGCGGCTGACGGCGCCGGTCATCGCCGTGCGCGAGTTCAACAAGGGCGACCGCATCGGCTACGGCGGCGATTATGTCTGCCGCAAGCCGATGCGCGCGGCCATCGTCGCCGCCGGCTACGGCGACGGCTATCCGAGGCACGCCGAATCGGGCACGCCGGTGTGGATTGCAGGCGCGCGCCGCGCGCTGGCCGGGCGCGTGTCCATGGACATGCTGACGGTGGATGTCGGCGGCGCCGATGTCGAGGCGGGCGACGCCGCCGAATTGTGGGGCCCGAACCTGCCGGTGACCGAAGTCGCCGCACATTGCGGCACCATCGCATATGAATTGTTGTGCGGAGTCGGCGAGAAATCGCCGGAAAGCACGATATGA
- a CDS encoding site-specific DNA-methyltransferase, with protein MSTNNQAAISFPPPTALHRPRSRSPKSRWLNHIHQGDCVALMGRMPAESIDLSFWSPPYFVGKSYEKDLTFEDWQALLRNTIGAHFRILKSAGFMVINIGDILCFSDPGMPSFQANLRHGKKHRITREDVLAARKKHPDANRHRLASILGCSEQTIQRRLENNNVRGGKHGASTKTLLVGGMLQQWAEDAGLYLYDRRIWHKDPCWANSRWHGNSYRSVDEFEYLFVFWKPGIVEVDRKRLSPQEWAMWGSRGVWHIPSVTRNERHEAEFPEALAERVVRLYSDKGNVVLDPFCGSGTTAVIAKRHKRKYIGIEISEKYVGMAISRVSNASP; from the coding sequence ATGTCCACCAACAACCAAGCGGCTATTTCGTTTCCTCCGCCAACCGCGCTCCACCGCCCTCGCTCTCGTAGCCCGAAGAGTCGCTGGTTGAATCATATCCACCAAGGTGATTGCGTTGCCTTAATGGGCAGGATGCCGGCAGAGTCCATCGATTTGAGTTTCTGGTCGCCGCCCTATTTCGTGGGGAAATCTTACGAGAAAGATTTGACCTTCGAGGATTGGCAAGCGCTACTTCGAAACACTATCGGCGCCCACTTTCGCATTCTCAAAAGCGCGGGATTTATGGTGATAAATATCGGCGATATTCTGTGTTTTTCGGACCCCGGCATGCCTTCATTTCAGGCCAATCTTCGCCACGGTAAAAAGCACCGCATCACCCGTGAAGACGTGCTTGCCGCGCGGAAAAAACATCCTGATGCCAACCGTCACCGTCTGGCCTCAATACTGGGTTGCAGCGAACAAACCATCCAGCGCCGATTGGAAAACAACAATGTGCGCGGAGGAAAGCATGGTGCGTCAACCAAAACTCTGCTGGTCGGCGGAATGCTTCAGCAATGGGCGGAAGATGCGGGTTTGTATTTGTATGACCGCCGGATATGGCACAAGGATCCTTGCTGGGCGAACAGCCGATGGCACGGCAATTCCTACCGGTCAGTTGACGAATTCGAATATCTGTTCGTATTCTGGAAGCCCGGCATCGTGGAAGTAGATCGAAAAAGATTGAGTCCGCAAGAATGGGCAATGTGGGGTTCCAGAGGGGTTTGGCATATTCCTTCCGTAACCCGTAATGAACGCCACGAAGCGGAATTCCCGGAAGCACTCGCAGAGCGCGTTGTGCGCTTGTATTCCGATAAGGGAAATGTGGTGCTCGATCCTTTCTGTGGGTCGGGCACAACTGCAGTGATTGCGAAACGCCACAAGAGAAAATACATCGGAATAGAAATTAGCGAAAAATACGTTGGAATGGCGATTAGCCGCGTGTCAAATGCCTCACCCTGA
- the rnr gene encoding ribonuclease R yields the protein MSKVVIPERQSIYEVLDASAAPLRFQKLLRHFQLKGDDEITAFTRRLKAMARDGEIECDTGGAWAAARAPRFVTGDIVRCDGGLALRAGGDDVELPERLSRRLFAGDRVRLRSVGPKRGEAKPVAVEVVERRHELVGLFSKRGHCIVPLRERHLGSVAVSDDDGLRPDDGDAVVVRLRPPSPQPPHLSGALVQVLGRRGAADLEVDMTIRACDIPHEWPPEVLRECKAFKRRRVPQPGAGRRDLRKMPFVTIDGSDAKDFDDAVCCEKDGDATMLWVAIADVASYVKPGTAMDREAAERGNSVYFPGRVVPMLPPLLSDDLCSLRPNEDRAALVCRMRLSRDGELLDYDFCRAVIHSHARLTYGEAGGFFARGAALPPGCPASVAAMLRTAHAAWRALRGARERRNALDFETSEARVALDEHGRLRAIAPLVRNDAHRLIEEFMICANVAAAGFLERRRLHFLYRVHQGFKKDAFESLDLFLRDLGFSAGDGDLAGMARVLAKIEGHEHRRVITGVILRSLARAVYTPVNTGHFGLALESYAHFTSPIRRYPDLLLHRAIHRALDSPDGADYDARAMRHFGENCSFTEKRADDATRDIERYYKCVSLEERVGETFTGLVTAVTSFGLFIELEGLHVEGLLHIRLLDDDYYQHDPVRHRLVGGRRGKIWRLGDVAEVTVMRVDPQERQIDLAPPGDAARRKFFERRQRRRARG from the coding sequence ATGAGCAAAGTTGTCATTCCCGAAAGGCAGTCCATTTACGAGGTGCTCGACGCCAGCGCCGCGCCGCTGCGTTTTCAGAAACTGCTGCGCCACTTCCAACTCAAGGGCGACGACGAGATCACCGCTTTCACGCGGCGGCTGAAGGCGATGGCGCGCGACGGCGAGATTGAATGCGACACCGGCGGTGCCTGGGCCGCCGCGCGCGCGCCGCGTTTTGTGACCGGCGACATCGTCCGCTGCGACGGCGGCCTCGCGCTGCGCGCCGGCGGCGATGATGTGGAACTGCCGGAAAGGTTGTCGCGTCGCCTGTTCGCGGGCGACCGGGTTCGTTTGCGCAGCGTCGGCCCGAAGCGCGGCGAGGCGAAGCCGGTGGCCGTCGAGGTCGTCGAGCGCCGCCACGAACTGGTCGGCCTGTTCTCAAAGCGCGGCCACTGCATCGTGCCGCTGCGCGAACGCCACCTCGGCAGCGTTGCGGTCAGCGACGACGACGGCCTGCGCCCGGACGACGGCGACGCCGTGGTCGTGCGCCTGCGCCCGCCGTCGCCGCAGCCGCCGCACCTGAGCGGCGCGTTGGTGCAGGTGCTGGGGCGGCGCGGCGCCGCCGACCTTGAAGTGGACATGACGATACGCGCCTGCGACATTCCGCACGAATGGCCGCCGGAAGTGCTGCGCGAATGCAAGGCGTTCAAGCGCCGCCGCGTGCCGCAGCCCGGCGCCGGTCGGCGCGATTTGCGCAAGATGCCGTTTGTGACGATAGACGGCAGCGACGCGAAGGACTTTGACGACGCCGTGTGCTGCGAGAAAGACGGCGATGCGACGATGCTGTGGGTCGCAATCGCCGATGTCGCGAGTTATGTGAAGCCCGGCACGGCGATGGACCGCGAGGCCGCCGAACGCGGCAATTCGGTTTATTTCCCCGGGCGCGTCGTGCCGATGCTGCCGCCGCTGCTGTCGGACGACCTGTGTTCGCTGCGCCCGAATGAGGACCGCGCGGCGCTGGTGTGCCGGATGCGTCTGTCGCGCGACGGCGAACTGCTTGACTACGACTTCTGCAGGGCCGTCATCCATTCGCACGCGCGCCTGACCTACGGCGAGGCCGGCGGCTTTTTCGCGCGTGGCGCGGCGCTGCCACCGGGGTGCCCGGCGTCGGTGGCGGCGATGCTGCGCACCGCGCACGCCGCCTGGCGCGCGCTGCGCGGCGCGCGCGAACGCCGCAACGCGCTGGACTTCGAGACCTCCGAGGCGCGCGTGGCGCTTGACGAACACGGGCGCCTGCGTGCCATCGCGCCGCTGGTTCGCAACGACGCCCACCGCCTGATCGAGGAGTTCATGATTTGCGCCAATGTCGCCGCCGCCGGTTTTCTGGAGCGCCGCCGCCTGCATTTTCTGTACCGCGTCCACCAGGGTTTCAAGAAAGACGCCTTTGAGAGCCTTGACCTGTTTCTGCGCGACCTCGGGTTTTCGGCGGGCGACGGCGACCTCGCCGGCATGGCGCGCGTGCTGGCCAAGATTGAGGGGCACGAACACCGGCGCGTCATCACCGGCGTCATCCTGCGTTCGCTGGCGCGCGCCGTGTACACGCCGGTCAACACCGGGCACTTCGGCCTCGCGCTTGAATCCTACGCGCACTTCACATCGCCGATACGCCGCTACCCCGATTTGCTGCTGCACCGCGCCATCCACCGCGCGCTGGATTCGCCCGACGGTGCCGACTACGATGCGCGCGCGATGCGGCATTTCGGCGAGAACTGTTCGTTCACCGAGAAGCGCGCCGACGACGCGACGCGCGACATCGAGCGCTATTACAAATGCGTGTCGCTGGAAGAGCGCGTCGGCGAGACCTTCACCGGCCTGGTCACCGCGGTGACATCGTTCGGCTTGTTCATCGAGTTGGAGGGCCTGCATGTCGAGGGCCTGCTGCACATCCGCCTGCTCGACGATGATTACTACCAGCACGACCCGGTGCGCCACCGCCTGGTCGGCGGACGCCGCGGCAAAATCTGGCGGCTGGGCGATGTCGCCGAGGTGACCGTCATGCGCGTTGACCCGCAGGAACGCCAGATTGACCTGGCCCCGCCCGGCGACGCCGCCCGCCGCAAGTTCTTCGAGCGTCGACAACGCCGCCGTGCGCGGGGGTGA
- the rpsF gene encoding 30S ribosomal protein S6 → MRHYEVMFLVHPDQTGQVGGMVERYRSMVQSSGGTMHRLENLGVRPLAYPISKVHKAHYVLMNIETTSETVGEIKSSFQFNDAVVRNMIIRCDDAVTGPSPLMRSAREEEQRAAEARARAAAPAQSTAATPAQSDTTPAQSTAATPAQSDTTPAQAAAGTPAQSDTTPAQSATETPSATAANADTTTATTATPAPATESAEEPPKGAN, encoded by the coding sequence ATGCGACATTACGAAGTCATGTTTCTGGTGCATCCGGACCAGACCGGGCAGGTGGGCGGCATGGTCGAGCGTTACCGCTCGATGGTGCAGTCCAGCGGCGGCACGATGCACCGGCTGGAAAACCTCGGCGTGCGCCCGCTGGCGTATCCGATCAGCAAGGTGCACAAGGCGCACTATGTGCTGATGAACATCGAGACCACATCCGAGACCGTCGGCGAGATCAAGAGTTCGTTCCAGTTCAACGACGCGGTGGTTCGCAACATGATCATCCGCTGTGACGACGCGGTTACCGGGCCGTCGCCGCTGATGCGCTCCGCCCGCGAGGAAGAACAGCGCGCCGCCGAGGCCCGGGCGCGGGCCGCCGCCCCGGCACAGTCCACCGCCGCAACACCGGCACAAAGCGACACAACCCCGGCACAGTCCACCGCCGCAACACCGGCACAAAGCGACACAACCCCGGCACAGGCCGCCGCCGGAACACCGGCACAAAGCGACACAACCCCGGCACAATCCGCCACCGAAACACCGTCCGCCACCGCCGCGAATGCCGACACAACCACCGCCACAACCGCCACACCCGCCCCGGCCACGGAATCAGCCGAAGAACCCCCCAAAGGCGCGAACTGA
- the dnaB gene encoding replicative DNA helicase, producing the protein MDAPPTGEQRAGAAAGAPHSIEAEQAVIGGLLLDNEAWDKVSDIVTENDFYSQSNRTLFRAVSGLAESGSPCDAVTVAERLKGERKDGAASADDNTLSYLADLVNETPSAANIVAYARIVHENAVRRQLLKVAAGIIEDARSMDGDSAELIDRAEQNIFRITDDRSRKTADFHTLQALGREVYEQVEQRSKSPGLITGVATGFREFDEKTNGLQAGDLVIIAGRPSMGKTSFALNIAEHAAARERCGAVAIFSMEMPAHQIATRFYSSLGRINQMHLRTGNLNDEEWARLTECYGSFSDVRIYVDDSPSLTPTEVRARVRRLRREHRDLALVVVDYLQLMRSHASVENRAVEISEISRSLKALAKEVNLPVVALSQLNRNIESRPERRPQMSDLRESGALEQDADLIAVLYRGGEQGEDDNTGAVDVEVVKQRNGPTFKMRLTFIGKYTRFESHLPEEAAGGAPSWPDYNDAVVSDFEQI; encoded by the coding sequence ATGGACGCGCCACCGACCGGGGAGCAGCGCGCGGGCGCGGCGGCGGGCGCACCGCATTCCATCGAGGCCGAGCAGGCCGTCATCGGCGGGCTGCTGCTCGACAACGAGGCGTGGGACAAGGTCTCCGACATCGTAACCGAGAACGACTTCTACTCGCAGTCCAACCGCACGCTGTTCCGCGCCGTCAGCGGCCTGGCCGAAAGCGGCAGCCCGTGCGACGCGGTCACCGTGGCCGAGCGCCTGAAGGGCGAACGCAAGGACGGCGCGGCGTCCGCCGACGACAACACGCTGTCGTATCTGGCCGACCTCGTCAACGAAACGCCGAGCGCCGCCAACATCGTCGCCTACGCGCGCATCGTGCACGAGAACGCGGTGCGCCGCCAGTTGCTGAAGGTCGCCGCCGGCATCATCGAGGACGCGCGCTCGATGGACGGCGACAGCGCCGAATTGATAGACCGCGCCGAGCAGAACATCTTCAGAATCACCGACGACCGCTCGCGCAAGACGGCGGACTTCCACACGCTGCAAGCGCTGGGGCGGGAAGTGTATGAACAGGTCGAGCAGCGCAGCAAGTCGCCGGGGCTGATCACCGGCGTGGCGACCGGCTTTCGGGAATTCGACGAGAAAACCAACGGCTTGCAGGCCGGCGACCTGGTCATCATCGCCGGGCGCCCGTCCATGGGCAAGACCAGTTTTGCGCTGAACATCGCCGAGCACGCCGCCGCCAGGGAGCGCTGCGGCGCGGTCGCGATTTTCAGCATGGAGATGCCGGCGCACCAGATTGCGACGCGCTTTTATTCGTCGCTCGGCAGAATCAATCAGATGCACCTGCGCACCGGCAACCTCAACGACGAGGAATGGGCGCGCCTGACGGAATGCTACGGCAGTTTTTCCGATGTGCGGATTTATGTGGACGACAGCCCGAGCCTGACGCCGACCGAGGTGCGCGCGCGGGTGCGGCGCCTGCGGCGCGAACACCGCGACCTGGCGCTGGTGGTCGTGGATTACCTGCAATTGATGCGTTCGCACGCCAGCGTCGAGAACCGCGCCGTCGAGATTTCCGAGATTTCGCGCTCGCTGAAAGCGCTGGCGAAGGAGGTCAACCTGCCGGTGGTGGCGCTGTCGCAGTTGAACCGCAACATTGAAAGCCGCCCCGAGAGAAGGCCGCAGATGTCGGACTTGCGCGAGTCCGGCGCGCTGGAGCAGGACGCCGACCTGATCGCGGTGCTCTACCGCGGCGGCGAGCAGGGCGAGGACGACAACACCGGCGCCGTTGATGTCGAGGTCGTCAAACAGCGCAACGGCCCGACCTTCAAGATGCGGCTGACCTTCATCGGCAAATACACGCGCTTTGAGAGCCATCTCCCGGAAGAGGCCGCCGGCGGCGCGCCGTCCTGGCCCGACTACAACGACGCCGTCGTCTCCGACTTCGAGCAAATCTGA
- a CDS encoding methylenetetrahydrofolate dehydrogenase, producing the protein MDKLLLHFDTDAVPGTFDAVVAYDGGADRLAQYGGVSADNCGKLTEGAIYTRAPADKKNTAIFISGGDLDAGQRLLDAVTGAFFDRFRVSVMLDSGGCNTTAAAGVALLASQYDIAGKTAAVLAGTGPVGQRAAVMLAASGARRVVLTSRSLERAEQACALMQQRFGAALEARQCRDAAETAAALDGAQIAFGAGKTGVQLLGLPQWRDLAALEAVVDVNTRPPAGIEGVEMTDRAAPRHGKIAFGGLGVGALKLKLHRACIAALFNTNDQVLDAPAILNLARSLAD; encoded by the coding sequence ATGGACAAACTGCTGCTTCATTTCGACACCGACGCCGTTCCCGGCACGTTTGACGCCGTCGTCGCCTACGACGGCGGCGCCGACCGCCTCGCGCAGTACGGCGGCGTGTCGGCGGACAACTGCGGCAAACTGACCGAGGGCGCGATCTACACGCGCGCGCCGGCGGACAAGAAAAACACCGCCATCTTCATCAGCGGCGGCGACCTCGACGCCGGCCAGCGACTGCTCGACGCCGTCACCGGCGCCTTCTTCGACCGCTTCCGGGTGTCGGTCATGCTCGACAGCGGCGGCTGCAACACCACCGCCGCCGCCGGCGTCGCGCTGCTGGCGTCGCAATACGACATCGCCGGCAAGACGGCGGCGGTGCTCGCCGGCACCGGCCCCGTCGGCCAGCGCGCCGCGGTCATGCTGGCCGCGAGCGGCGCGCGCCGGGTCGTGCTGACATCGCGCAGCCTCGAACGCGCGGAGCAGGCCTGCGCGCTGATGCAACAGCGCTTCGGCGCGGCGCTCGAGGCGCGCCAATGCCGCGACGCCGCGGAAACGGCGGCGGCGCTGGACGGCGCGCAAATCGCCTTCGGCGCCGGCAAGACCGGCGTGCAACTGCTGGGCCTGCCGCAGTGGCGCGACCTGGCGGCGCTTGAAGCCGTCGTGGATGTCAACACGCGCCCGCCCGCCGGCATTGAAGGCGTCGAGATGACCGACCGCGCGGCCCCGCGCCACGGCAAAATCGCGTTCGGCGGCCTCGGCGTCGGCGCGCTGAAACTGAAACTGCACCGCGCCTGCATCGCCGCCCTGTTCAACACCAACGACCAGGTGCTCGACGCCCCCGCCATCCTCAACCTCGCCCGCTCGCTGGCGGACTGA
- a CDS encoding BglI family type II restriction endonuclease, with protein sequence MDNDIKDIDILKIEQVCQRMVVRAMRDYEVKAKDIFRNEGEDAKEVAEDVTREAMEALGVSRIDYRLYGKVDYKRAAFVFLPESEQGVALMVDSKAEKDGDTVTIQMSQTSMEVRQKRGGKSKTVPGKLEKTIKINGKSLLTVTIFVKYVYIPSNGKGLNLREIVVACVPNGLLQERYNPSSEKKSFWRAGRNAPSLGEEFRVRVNLKTLAQIDAWRVTRWSVE encoded by the coding sequence ATGGACAATGATATTAAAGACATCGACATCTTGAAAATCGAGCAAGTTTGCCAACGCATGGTTGTCCGTGCAATGCGCGATTACGAGGTGAAAGCAAAAGACATCTTTCGCAACGAGGGGGAAGATGCCAAAGAAGTCGCCGAGGATGTCACACGAGAAGCGATGGAAGCGCTCGGGGTTTCCCGGATAGATTACAGACTTTACGGCAAAGTCGATTATAAAAGAGCGGCGTTTGTTTTCCTGCCGGAAAGCGAACAAGGAGTTGCGCTGATGGTTGACTCCAAAGCTGAAAAAGACGGTGACACAGTAACAATCCAGATGTCACAAACTTCCATGGAGGTTCGTCAAAAACGCGGAGGGAAGTCTAAAACGGTGCCCGGTAAACTGGAAAAAACCATAAAAATTAACGGCAAATCTTTGCTGACGGTGACCATTTTCGTGAAGTATGTGTACATCCCTTCCAACGGAAAGGGATTAAATCTTAGAGAAATTGTTGTTGCATGTGTCCCTAATGGGCTATTGCAAGAACGCTACAACCCATCTTCAGAGAAGAAGAGTTTTTGGAGAGCAGGGCGTAATGCCCCTTCTCTCGGCGAAGAGTTTCGTGTCCGGGTCAATCTTAAAACGCTGGCCCAAATCGACGCTTGGCGAGTCACTCGGTGGAGTGTGGAATAA
- the rplI gene encoding 50S ribosomal protein L9 yields the protein MKIILLEKVEKLGDIGDVVGTRPGYARNCLIPGGKAELATPANMEKVERRKAELEQQAQREKAAAQERADKINEREVVLEVAVSEEGNLFGSVGTAEIAEAVAKAGVEIARHEVRLPDGVFRELGDYRVELHFHADVNAVVRLKVVGK from the coding sequence ATGAAAATCATACTGCTGGAAAAGGTCGAGAAACTGGGCGACATCGGCGATGTCGTCGGCACGCGCCCGGGCTACGCCCGCAACTGCCTGATTCCCGGCGGCAAGGCCGAACTCGCGACGCCCGCGAACATGGAGAAGGTCGAGCGCCGCAAGGCCGAACTGGAACAGCAGGCGCAGCGCGAGAAGGCTGCCGCGCAGGAGCGCGCCGACAAGATCAACGAGCGCGAGGTGGTGCTGGAAGTCGCGGTCAGCGAGGAGGGCAACCTGTTCGGCTCGGTCGGCACCGCCGAGATCGCCGAGGCGGTGGCGAAGGCCGGCGTTGAAATCGCCCGCCACGAGGTGCGGCTGCCGGACGGCGTGTTCCGCGAACTCGGCGACTACCGGGTTGAACTGCACTTTCACGCCGATGTCAACGCCGTCGTGCGGCTGAAAGTCGTCGGCAAATAA
- the rpsR gene encoding 30S ribosomal protein S18, with the protein MPSHQKGRKYCRFTKAGVSAIDYKDVALLRDFITDTGKIIPSRVTGTKAVFQRQLTTAIKRARYLALLPYTDRH; encoded by the coding sequence ATGCCCTCCCATCAGAAAGGCCGCAAATACTGCCGCTTCACGAAGGCGGGGGTTTCCGCGATAGACTACAAGGATGTCGCGCTGCTGAGAGACTTCATCACCGACACCGGCAAGATCATTCCGAGCCGCGTCACCGGCACCAAAGCCGTTTTCCAGCGCCAACTGACAACGGCCATCAAGCGCGCGCGTTATCTCGCGCTGCTGCCGTACACCGACCGCCACTGA